The following coding sequences lie in one Myxococcus xanthus genomic window:
- a CDS encoding LTA synthase family protein translates to MARRTRIPQTLFFQQPPSNLWPLVGVILASAVLVGAMELTIAVFSSAGLEGITQRNVYSMLLSVGVISAVTGLLWAATNRVGISGALVAAAMLFTVTLHIRKVQLIDRPLMPWDFLEWRQVTSLAPTLLPGGGAVAAIGSCLLLVAMLVVMWRGVARGTPRYPLPKAGRRNLALAAVAYLLVVIFQQHLPVRRVFNRFGIYDQVWDQRSNFQMNGLTLMMLWNWEGLRLEPGSEYSQAQVHAALGGPPGVVPAAPQEPVDVVVFMAESLWDPTRLGIPFSEDPLPFVRSLMGRHSSGNLISPAFGGGTANAEFELLTGMSSSFAPDGAFPYQHYVMRPVDALPSLFRRAGYQTLAIHPFHSFYWSRDVVYPLLGFDTFQSLMDFPSPRLEGPWVSDEEVVDHILHELSDERQPRFIMAVTMSTHGPYNLPLTGEERIEVQGEKLSPDNRLLLKNYVHKLRQMDSAVERLVRRLGARKRKTLLVLFGDHLPMLGSDYATYREAGYLQEPWTDAQRERMAEVPVVLWTNFTVPRQDIHLSISMLTPRILETAGLRPPGFFAFVSELSKVLPVVRGDLLRNASGEYLPVGDKAPKAQEPGSWEDWMRRYRLLTYDRLAGDNFSAAQSAGAVSSEAL, encoded by the coding sequence TTGGCACGTCGCACACGGATTCCCCAGACATTGTTCTTCCAGCAGCCTCCCTCCAACCTGTGGCCGTTGGTGGGCGTCATCCTGGCCTCGGCGGTGCTCGTCGGGGCCATGGAGCTGACCATTGCCGTCTTCTCGTCCGCGGGCCTGGAGGGCATCACCCAGCGCAACGTCTACTCCATGCTCCTCAGCGTGGGAGTCATCTCCGCGGTGACGGGCCTGCTGTGGGCGGCGACGAACCGGGTGGGAATCTCGGGGGCCCTGGTGGCGGCGGCGATGCTCTTCACCGTCACCCTGCACATCCGGAAGGTGCAGCTCATCGACCGGCCGCTGATGCCCTGGGACTTCCTGGAGTGGCGGCAGGTGACGTCGCTGGCGCCCACGCTGCTGCCCGGCGGCGGCGCGGTGGCGGCCATCGGCTCGTGTCTGCTGCTGGTGGCCATGCTCGTCGTCATGTGGCGCGGGGTGGCGCGCGGCACGCCCCGGTACCCGTTGCCCAAGGCCGGACGCCGCAACCTGGCGCTGGCGGCGGTGGCGTACCTGCTGGTCGTCATCTTCCAGCAGCACCTGCCCGTGCGGCGCGTCTTCAACCGCTTCGGCATCTACGACCAGGTGTGGGACCAGCGCTCCAACTTCCAGATGAACGGGCTCACGCTGATGATGCTCTGGAACTGGGAGGGGCTGCGGCTGGAGCCGGGCAGTGAGTACTCCCAGGCGCAGGTGCACGCGGCTCTAGGGGGCCCTCCGGGCGTGGTGCCCGCCGCGCCCCAGGAGCCCGTCGACGTCGTCGTCTTCATGGCCGAATCGCTCTGGGATCCGACGCGGCTGGGCATCCCCTTCAGCGAGGACCCGCTGCCCTTCGTGCGGTCGCTCATGGGGCGCCACAGCTCGGGCAACCTCATCAGCCCGGCCTTCGGCGGTGGCACGGCCAACGCGGAGTTCGAGCTCCTGACGGGCATGTCCTCGTCGTTCGCCCCGGACGGCGCGTTTCCCTACCAGCACTACGTGATGCGTCCCGTGGACGCGCTGCCGTCGCTGTTCCGCCGCGCGGGCTACCAGACGCTGGCCATCCACCCGTTCCACTCCTTCTATTGGAGCCGCGACGTGGTGTACCCGTTGCTGGGCTTCGACACGTTCCAGTCGCTCATGGACTTCCCTTCACCCCGGCTCGAAGGGCCCTGGGTGTCGGACGAGGAGGTCGTCGACCACATCCTCCACGAGCTCTCCGACGAGCGTCAGCCGCGGTTCATCATGGCCGTGACGATGTCCACCCACGGGCCCTACAACCTGCCGCTCACCGGCGAAGAGCGGATCGAGGTGCAGGGCGAGAAGCTCTCGCCGGACAACCGGCTGCTCTTGAAGAACTACGTGCACAAGCTGCGGCAGATGGACTCGGCCGTGGAGCGGCTGGTGCGCAGGCTGGGGGCGCGCAAACGCAAGACGCTGCTGGTGCTCTTCGGGGACCACCTGCCGATGCTGGGCTCGGACTACGCGACCTATCGCGAGGCCGGCTACCTCCAGGAGCCATGGACGGACGCGCAGCGCGAGCGCATGGCGGAGGTCCCCGTCGTCCTCTGGACGAACTTCACCGTGCCCCGGCAGGACATCCACCTGAGCATCAGCATGCTCACCCCGCGCATCCTCGAGACGGCGGGGCTGCGGCCTCCGGGCTTCTTCGCCTTCGTCTCCGAGCTGTCCAAGGTGCTGCCGGTGGTCCGGGGAGACCTGCTGCGCAACGCCTCCGGCGAATACCTGCCCGTGGGCGACAAGGCCCCCAAGGCCCAGGAGCCGGGCTCGTGGGAGGACTGGATGCGGCGCTACCGCCTGCTCACGTATGACCGGCTGGCGGGCGACAACTTCAGTGCGGCCCAGTCGGCCGGGGCGGTGTCTTCGGAAGCGCTGTGA
- a CDS encoding acyltransferase family protein, with the protein MSPHSAPTLQASLDSRRNNLDFLRFAAAACVLLSHAFPLGEGKGTVEPLEAFTRGQFSLGRLGVAVFLIISGVLITRSWERTPDAARFIWARVLRIFPGLGAMLLLTVGVLGPAFTRLPLGDYFTAPDTALYLLGNFALNWPQWHLPGVFEANAYPHAVNGSLWTLKYEVGFYLLTLGLGLTGLLRKGVVIFGLVGAAVATFVTGRLGFWPELYLYFGGGVALYQWREHVRMSPWVAAACVVGWLITARLGYGCRIATGLLGGYVVLYLAFRPMGALADFGRRGDLSYGVYLYAFPVQQAVTTLLGGPTAWWVNAAVAFPCVLLLAALSWRWVEQPALRRKDRLPAWARRPAASVTALPKTPPRPTGPH; encoded by the coding sequence ATGTCCCCGCATTCCGCTCCCACGTTGCAGGCGAGCCTCGACTCGCGTCGCAACAACCTGGACTTCCTGCGCTTCGCCGCGGCGGCGTGCGTGCTGCTCAGCCATGCCTTCCCCCTGGGCGAGGGCAAGGGGACGGTGGAGCCGCTGGAGGCCTTCACCCGGGGACAGTTCTCCCTGGGCCGGCTGGGCGTCGCGGTGTTCCTCATCATCAGCGGCGTGCTCATCACCCGGAGCTGGGAGCGGACGCCCGACGCGGCGCGCTTCATCTGGGCCCGGGTGCTGCGCATCTTCCCCGGCCTGGGAGCCATGTTGCTGCTGACGGTGGGGGTGCTGGGGCCGGCCTTCACCCGCCTGCCTCTGGGTGACTACTTCACGGCCCCGGACACGGCCCTGTACCTGCTGGGCAACTTCGCCCTGAACTGGCCCCAGTGGCACCTGCCGGGCGTCTTCGAGGCGAACGCCTACCCCCACGCCGTCAACGGCTCGCTGTGGACGCTGAAGTACGAGGTCGGCTTCTACCTGCTGACGCTGGGCCTGGGCCTGACGGGCCTCTTGCGCAAGGGCGTGGTCATCTTCGGCCTCGTGGGCGCGGCGGTGGCCACCTTCGTCACCGGACGGCTGGGCTTCTGGCCGGAGCTGTACCTGTACTTCGGCGGCGGCGTGGCGCTGTACCAGTGGCGCGAACACGTGCGCATGAGCCCCTGGGTGGCGGCGGCGTGCGTGGTGGGGTGGCTCATCACGGCCCGGCTCGGATACGGCTGCCGCATCGCCACCGGCCTGCTGGGCGGATACGTCGTGCTGTACCTCGCCTTCCGGCCCATGGGGGCGCTGGCGGACTTCGGGCGCCGGGGCGACCTGTCCTACGGCGTCTACCTCTACGCCTTCCCCGTGCAGCAGGCCGTCACCACCCTGCTGGGCGGGCCCACGGCGTGGTGGGTGAACGCGGCGGTGGCATTCCCCTGCGTGCTGCTGCTGGCGGCGCTGTCGTGGCGGTGGGTGGAGCAGCCCGCCTTGCGGCGCAAGGACAGGCTCCCCGCGTGGGCGCGGCGTCCGGCGGCCTCCGTCACAGCGCTTCCGAAGACACCGCCCCGGCCGACTGGGCCGCACTGA
- a CDS encoding glycosyltransferase family 4 protein, whose translation MRVLLGIHHPLNPNMGAPGVTLALGQALAARGCQVDYFSYDDAYPGLRHHTTVHELRFPWKLTAHLLRAASRYDVLDITTGDAWPWMRLGRPGARPRHALVTRSHGLEHTFSERLRADARAGHLALSWKYPLYHGGYRLWEVRQSLLRADHAVLLNTQDAAYATERLGVPARQLSVIPHGLDVAFQGLPSPTPSAPGAPLRVACVGSWLALKGRAEMVAAATRLHAEGVSFTLTLYGTGNPEAEVLAAFPAGAREHVRVVPRYPRAELPRLLRDEEVLFFPSHSEGFGMALVESMASGLTPVSTPVGVAPQVVRDGETGRLVPAGDVGAQVAALRSLAEDRARLLRWREAAQSAVRDMTWRDIAARTSTLYESLLRSPRTV comes from the coding sequence ATGCGCGTCTTGCTTGGCATCCACCATCCCCTAAACCCGAACATGGGCGCGCCGGGGGTGACCCTCGCGCTGGGGCAGGCGCTGGCGGCGCGGGGCTGCCAGGTGGACTACTTCAGCTATGACGACGCCTATCCCGGCCTGCGGCACCACACCACGGTGCACGAGCTGCGGTTCCCCTGGAAGCTGACCGCGCACCTGCTGCGGGCCGCGAGCCGGTACGACGTGCTGGACATCACCACGGGGGATGCGTGGCCCTGGATGCGCTTGGGCCGCCCGGGGGCGCGGCCCCGTCATGCCCTGGTGACGCGCAGCCACGGCCTGGAGCACACCTTCTCCGAACGGCTGCGCGCCGACGCGCGTGCGGGGCACCTGGCGCTGAGCTGGAAGTACCCGCTGTACCATGGCGGCTATCGCCTCTGGGAGGTGCGCCAATCCCTGCTGCGCGCGGACCATGCGGTGCTGCTCAACACGCAGGATGCCGCCTACGCGACGGAACGGTTGGGCGTGCCCGCGCGTCAGTTGAGTGTCATTCCCCACGGGCTGGATGTGGCCTTCCAGGGATTGCCTTCGCCCACGCCTTCAGCGCCCGGCGCGCCGCTGCGGGTGGCGTGCGTGGGGAGCTGGCTGGCGCTCAAGGGACGCGCGGAGATGGTGGCCGCCGCCACCCGCCTGCATGCCGAAGGCGTGTCCTTCACGCTGACGTTGTACGGCACGGGCAACCCGGAGGCGGAGGTGCTGGCGGCGTTTCCCGCTGGGGCGCGCGAGCACGTGCGCGTGGTGCCTCGTTATCCACGCGCCGAGCTGCCGCGCCTGCTGCGGGACGAAGAGGTGCTGTTCTTCCCCAGCCATTCGGAGGGCTTCGGGATGGCGCTGGTGGAGTCGATGGCCAGCGGGCTCACACCGGTGTCGACGCCGGTGGGCGTGGCGCCCCAGGTCGTGCGCGACGGAGAGACGGGGCGGTTGGTTCCCGCGGGTGACGTCGGCGCGCAGGTGGCGGCGCTGCGTTCGCTGGCGGAGGACCGTGCTCGCCTGCTCCGGTGGCGTGAAGCAGCACAATCAGCGGTGCGGGACATGACGTGGCGGGACATCGCCGCGCGCACGTCAACCCTTTACGAGTCGCTTCTCCGCTCGCCTCGGACCGTCTAG
- a CDS encoding MraY family glycosyltransferase: protein MITLFVAFFVSLLVALAVTRLVRDRALAWGWLDQANSSRKVHVRPIPRLGGVGIVGGFFAPLCALFLVDSGVGYHFRSHTELVTGLFLGGAAIVALGLYDDLRGAGARLKFAVQFAVAFGLYAMGFRIDVIANPFGPELVLGALSLPFTVLWVVGVVNALNLIDGLDGLAGGVAFFGVGTNFLLALSRGDVLLSLLMAALAGAILGFLVFNFNPASIFMGDTGSMFLGFVLAAVSIKTSTKSGTAVAMLVPVMALGLPIMDTLLAMVRRSLLGRPMFSADREHIHHRLMSHLVLSHRATVLVLYGLCGLFMLVALALNFASSAQSAMLLCGMGVLIVLLMRRLGYLDLGRARDMHQVRQRNLWLRTMVKDVTRAVRAAPSLEGVWNAVRPLADALGLSHQELCFQRVWPTGLADNVVFEAQRTAGSGMPFEVSIAIKVDGEVLGAMLLVWRDGRAAINRDEELALEQVADAVAESAGRLRPRADAEPGRLVALRK from the coding sequence ATGATTACGCTTTTCGTCGCCTTCTTCGTCTCGCTGCTGGTGGCTCTGGCGGTGACGCGGCTGGTGCGCGACCGGGCCCTGGCATGGGGATGGCTGGACCAGGCGAACTCCAGCCGGAAGGTCCATGTCCGGCCGATTCCCAGGCTGGGCGGGGTGGGCATCGTCGGTGGATTCTTCGCGCCGCTGTGCGCGCTGTTCCTGGTGGACTCTGGCGTGGGGTACCACTTCCGCTCCCACACGGAACTGGTGACGGGCCTGTTCCTGGGCGGCGCGGCGATTGTGGCGCTGGGGCTGTACGACGACCTGCGGGGCGCGGGCGCCCGTCTGAAGTTCGCCGTCCAGTTCGCGGTGGCGTTCGGCTTGTATGCCATGGGATTCCGAATCGACGTCATCGCCAACCCGTTCGGCCCGGAGCTGGTGTTGGGCGCGTTGAGTCTGCCTTTCACCGTGTTGTGGGTGGTGGGCGTGGTCAACGCGCTCAACCTCATCGACGGCCTGGATGGGCTCGCGGGCGGCGTGGCCTTCTTCGGCGTCGGCACCAACTTCCTGCTCGCGCTGTCGCGAGGCGACGTGCTGCTGTCATTGCTGATGGCGGCGCTGGCGGGCGCCATCCTCGGGTTCCTGGTGTTCAACTTCAACCCGGCCTCCATCTTCATGGGGGACACCGGGAGCATGTTCCTGGGCTTCGTGCTGGCCGCGGTGTCCATCAAGACGAGCACCAAGAGCGGCACGGCGGTGGCCATGCTGGTGCCGGTGATGGCGCTGGGGCTGCCCATCATGGACACGCTGCTGGCCATGGTGCGGCGCTCGCTGCTGGGGCGGCCGATGTTCAGCGCGGACCGGGAGCACATCCATCACCGGCTGATGAGCCACCTGGTGCTCAGCCACCGCGCCACGGTGTTGGTGCTGTATGGCCTGTGCGGCCTCTTCATGCTGGTGGCGCTGGCGCTGAACTTCGCCAGCAGCGCGCAGAGCGCCATGCTGCTGTGTGGCATGGGCGTGCTCATCGTGCTGCTGATGCGGCGGCTGGGCTACCTGGACCTGGGCCGCGCCCGGGACATGCACCAGGTGCGTCAGCGCAACCTCTGGCTGCGGACCATGGTGAAGGACGTCACCCGCGCGGTGCGCGCGGCGCCCTCGCTGGAGGGGGTGTGGAACGCGGTGCGCCCGTTGGCGGATGCCCTGGGCCTGTCGCACCAGGAGTTGTGCTTCCAGCGCGTTTGGCCCACGGGACTCGCGGACAACGTCGTCTTCGAAGCCCAGCGGACCGCGGGCTCGGGGATGCCGTTCGAGGTCAGCATCGCCATCAAGGTCGACGGCGAGGTGCTGGGCGCGATGCTGCTGGTGTGGCGGGATGGCCGGGCCGCCATCAACCGCGATGAGGAACTGGCGCTGGAGCAGGTGGCGGACGCGGTGGCGGAGAGCGCCGGGCGGCTCCGGCCCCGGGCCGACGCCGAGCCCGGACGCCTGGTCGCGCTGAGGAAGTGA
- a CDS encoding nucleotidyltransferase family protein encodes MPDGHAAPRTRQERLTPVGASALLALLRAWPDAPSGAPPGGGDAEALVRTAVRHGLVGFVAHAVERAGWALPEPASASLRREALGNAARALRVKALLLRCLDALATVGQVPVLLKGYGLALRLYPDPLQRATTDVDLLVARADVGAAVQALARVGLSVRRDDGARHGEEDAHHLELAGPAGLVELHYRALAGWGEALEGDALLARAETGVVDGRAVRWLRPEDEAVYLALHASNHALQRLAWLFDLKLLALADTRLDWRMVVERARGTAFPHAAWYAWDAARRLLAAPVPDEALAALAPPRWQQVLARRFFSDARLLEAALLDSRTGWMAAKLLLAPRMGSVARYGVRRARNAVRARLRRPG; translated from the coding sequence ATGCCCGACGGGCACGCCGCGCCGCGCACCCGGCAGGAGCGCCTGACACCCGTGGGCGCGAGCGCGCTCCTGGCCCTGCTGCGTGCGTGGCCGGACGCCCCCTCGGGTGCGCCGCCGGGAGGCGGGGACGCGGAGGCCCTGGTGCGCACGGCGGTGCGCCACGGGCTGGTGGGCTTCGTGGCGCACGCGGTGGAGCGGGCGGGCTGGGCACTGCCCGAGCCCGCGAGTGCGTCCCTGCGCCGGGAGGCCCTGGGGAACGCGGCGCGGGCCCTGCGCGTGAAGGCGCTGCTGCTGCGATGCCTGGACGCACTGGCGACGGTGGGACAGGTGCCGGTGCTGCTCAAGGGATACGGGCTGGCGCTGCGGCTGTATCCGGACCCGTTGCAGCGAGCCACCACGGACGTGGACCTGCTGGTGGCGCGCGCGGACGTGGGCGCCGCAGTCCAAGCGCTTGCCCGCGTGGGGCTCTCGGTGCGGCGGGACGACGGCGCCCGGCACGGGGAAGAGGACGCTCACCACTTGGAGCTGGCGGGGCCGGCGGGGCTGGTGGAGTTGCACTACCGCGCGCTCGCGGGGTGGGGCGAGGCGCTGGAGGGCGACGCGCTGCTGGCGCGGGCGGAGACGGGCGTGGTGGATGGCCGGGCGGTGCGGTGGCTGCGGCCCGAGGACGAGGCCGTCTACCTGGCGCTGCACGCGAGCAACCACGCGTTGCAACGGTTGGCGTGGCTCTTCGACTTGAAGCTGCTGGCGCTGGCGGACACGCGGCTGGACTGGCGGATGGTGGTGGAGCGGGCACGTGGCACGGCCTTCCCACATGCGGCCTGGTATGCGTGGGACGCGGCGCGGCGGCTCCTGGCGGCGCCGGTGCCGGACGAGGCGCTGGCGGCGCTGGCTCCGCCCCGTTGGCAGCAAGTGCTCGCACGGCGTTTTTTCTCCGACGCGCGGCTGCTGGAGGCAGCGCTGCTGGATAGCCGGACCGGGTGGATGGCGGCGAAGCTGCTGCTGGCGCCACGGATGGGGTCCGTGGCGCGGTATGGCGTCCGGCGAGCACGGAACGCCGTGCGGGCGAGGCTGCGCCGTCCAGGCTGA
- a CDS encoding YciI family protein, translated as MKVMVLVKATKNSEAGAMPSEKMFADMGKFNEELVKAGVMLDGDGLKPSSAAKRIRFSNGTKRVIDGPFAETKELVAGYWIWQVKSMEEAVEWARRCPDPMPGEESDLELRPFYELDDLGSEFTPELRAQEEKLRAELDQRRGS; from the coding sequence ATGAAGGTCATGGTGCTTGTGAAGGCGACGAAGAACTCCGAGGCCGGTGCGATGCCCAGCGAGAAGATGTTCGCGGACATGGGCAAGTTCAACGAGGAGCTGGTGAAGGCCGGGGTGATGCTCGATGGAGATGGCCTCAAGCCGAGCAGCGCCGCCAAGCGCATCCGGTTCTCGAACGGAACCAAGCGCGTCATCGACGGCCCCTTCGCCGAGACGAAGGAGCTCGTGGCCGGCTATTGGATCTGGCAGGTGAAGTCGATGGAGGAGGCGGTGGAGTGGGCGCGCCGTTGCCCGGACCCGATGCCCGGCGAGGAGTCGGACCTGGAGCTCCGCCCCTTCTACGAGTTGGACGACCTTGGCTCCGAGTTCACGCCGGAGCTGCGCGCCCAGGAGGAGAAGCTGCGCGCCGAGTTGGACCAGCGTCGCGGCTCCTGA
- a CDS encoding FG-GAP-like repeat-containing protein, with amino-acid sequence MSQQGWSDGRPGRWLTLGALGWVACTGTTPEEPPAFDNTTAVESEARCEVRPPFEPHFEPEVEWAWTASPLMPTHTNAQATPVVVDVNADGVPDVVFNSFEGWNFKTNGVLRAISGADGSDLWAVTDPAYRTRGSASVAAGDVDGDGKVELCTVPESAQGIICFEHTGAFKFRADGPPLDWGGVSLADLDGDGSVEIIAGNHVYDSSGTLRWVGSDGVGSPANDTGPLAFAVDLDGDGLQEVVNGRAIYRHDGTLKCKAAELGHGLAGVGNFDAGPEGEIVVVWDGHVSLMDANCKVKWTVQHLGGGVGGPPNIADFDGDGQPEIGVAGASHYAVFESNGTVKWLSPTQDHSSNRTGSSTFDFEGDGRAEVVYADETALRIYDGVTGQVRFEAPHSSCTAYENPVVADVDGDGNAEIIVAQNTACGYGDFQGIRVYRDRKDGWVNTRRIWNQHAYSVTNVNDDGTLPARPVSNWLAPGLNTFRTNSQGTGTVRPFAAPDLAIGQVTATCSGEGAVTLGARVRNQGDSAASAGVQVAFYQDAVGEAGTLLGVATVPHKLEAGEETSVELAFDTTESGWVLIYAVVDDDGTGTGRELECREDNNVASAQLKLACAPNEPPVALCRDVVVEADAQCRALASVDNGSHDPDGQPGPFTLTQTAPGPFSLGRHAVTLTAHDGEDSAVCQATVKVVDTTLPSILCPAPQVLECVAGGAEATYTARAEDNCGPVSVTCTPPDGSRFPLGRSVVDCNAVDGSGNACGCAFSVTVRDTRAPVPGASLGKRLWPADHQYRTVTLAECAAPAKDACMGDLSLERYGRIIRVTSDESEDVAGICDGATCDDIDVRVNATSVQLRAERDDTGDGRVYTVHYVVEDPSGNRTDGRCTVEVPRDSAGQQVHDSGPKYCVGQGCAPGLGGSPLCP; translated from the coding sequence ATGTCGCAGCAGGGATGGTCGGACGGGCGTCCGGGCCGTTGGCTCACGCTCGGAGCGCTCGGATGGGTGGCGTGCACCGGCACGACACCCGAGGAACCTCCGGCATTCGACAACACCACGGCGGTGGAGTCAGAAGCCCGGTGCGAAGTGCGGCCGCCCTTCGAGCCCCACTTCGAGCCCGAGGTGGAGTGGGCGTGGACGGCCAGTCCCCTCATGCCCACGCACACCAACGCGCAGGCCACGCCCGTGGTGGTGGACGTCAACGCGGATGGCGTTCCCGACGTGGTGTTCAACAGCTTCGAGGGCTGGAATTTCAAGACGAACGGCGTGCTGCGCGCCATCAGCGGCGCGGACGGCTCGGACCTCTGGGCGGTGACGGACCCGGCGTACCGTACCCGGGGCTCGGCCAGCGTCGCCGCGGGCGACGTCGACGGAGATGGCAAGGTGGAGCTGTGCACCGTGCCGGAGAGCGCCCAGGGCATCATCTGCTTCGAGCACACCGGCGCCTTCAAGTTCCGCGCGGACGGGCCACCGCTCGACTGGGGCGGGGTGTCCCTGGCCGACCTGGACGGAGATGGCTCGGTGGAAATCATCGCCGGCAATCACGTCTACGACAGCAGCGGGACGCTCCGGTGGGTGGGGAGCGACGGCGTGGGCAGCCCGGCCAACGACACCGGACCGCTGGCGTTCGCGGTGGACCTGGACGGGGACGGGCTCCAGGAGGTGGTGAATGGCCGCGCCATCTACCGGCATGACGGAACGCTCAAGTGCAAGGCGGCGGAGCTGGGCCACGGGCTCGCGGGCGTGGGCAACTTCGACGCGGGCCCCGAGGGCGAAATCGTCGTGGTGTGGGACGGCCACGTGTCCTTGATGGACGCGAACTGCAAGGTGAAATGGACCGTGCAGCACCTGGGCGGCGGCGTGGGCGGACCGCCGAACATCGCGGACTTCGACGGGGACGGACAGCCGGAGATTGGCGTGGCGGGCGCGTCCCACTACGCCGTGTTCGAGTCGAACGGCACGGTGAAGTGGCTGAGCCCCACGCAGGACCACAGCTCCAACCGCACCGGGTCCTCCACCTTCGACTTCGAGGGCGATGGCCGCGCCGAGGTCGTCTACGCGGACGAGACGGCGCTGCGCATCTACGACGGCGTGACGGGCCAGGTCCGCTTCGAGGCGCCGCACAGCTCGTGCACCGCGTATGAGAATCCGGTGGTCGCGGACGTGGACGGTGATGGCAACGCCGAAATCATCGTCGCGCAGAACACGGCCTGCGGCTACGGCGACTTCCAGGGCATCCGCGTGTACCGGGACCGCAAGGACGGCTGGGTGAACACGCGGCGCATCTGGAACCAGCACGCCTACTCCGTCACCAACGTGAACGACGACGGCACCCTGCCCGCGCGTCCGGTGAGCAACTGGCTGGCGCCGGGGCTCAACACCTTCCGCACCAACAGCCAGGGCACGGGCACCGTGCGGCCCTTCGCGGCGCCGGACCTCGCCATCGGTCAGGTGACGGCCACCTGCTCGGGCGAGGGCGCGGTGACGCTTGGCGCGAGGGTGCGCAACCAGGGGGATTCGGCGGCCTCGGCGGGGGTCCAGGTGGCCTTCTACCAGGACGCGGTGGGCGAAGCCGGCACGCTCCTGGGTGTGGCCACCGTGCCCCACAAGCTGGAAGCGGGCGAAGAGACGAGCGTGGAGCTGGCGTTCGACACCACCGAGAGCGGCTGGGTGCTCATCTACGCGGTGGTGGATGACGACGGCACCGGCACGGGACGTGAGCTGGAGTGCCGCGAGGACAACAACGTCGCATCGGCGCAGCTGAAGCTGGCGTGCGCGCCCAACGAGCCTCCGGTGGCGCTGTGCCGGGACGTCGTCGTGGAGGCGGACGCGCAGTGCCGCGCGTTGGCCAGCGTGGACAACGGCAGCCATGACCCGGACGGGCAGCCGGGTCCCTTCACGCTGACGCAGACGGCGCCCGGCCCCTTCAGCCTGGGGCGGCATGCCGTGACGCTGACGGCCCACGACGGCGAGGACAGCGCGGTGTGCCAGGCCACGGTGAAGGTGGTGGACACGACGCTGCCGTCCATCCTCTGCCCGGCGCCGCAGGTGCTGGAGTGCGTGGCGGGGGGCGCGGAGGCCACCTACACCGCCCGGGCGGAGGACAACTGCGGGCCGGTGTCGGTGACGTGCACGCCGCCGGATGGCTCCCGGTTCCCGCTGGGGCGCTCGGTGGTGGACTGCAACGCGGTGGATGGCTCCGGCAATGCGTGTGGCTGCGCCTTCTCCGTGACGGTGCGGGACACGCGGGCGCCCGTGCCCGGCGCGTCCCTGGGCAAGCGGCTGTGGCCGGCGGACCACCAGTACCGCACGGTGACGCTGGCCGAGTGCGCCGCGCCCGCGAAGGACGCGTGCATGGGTGACCTGTCGCTGGAGCGGTACGGCCGCATCATCCGGGTGACGTCGGATGAGTCCGAGGACGTCGCGGGCATCTGCGACGGCGCGACCTGCGACGACATCGACGTGCGGGTGAACGCCACCTCCGTCCAGCTGCGCGCAGAGCGCGACGACACCGGAGATGGCCGCGTCTACACGGTGCACTACGTGGTGGAGGACCCGTCCGGGAACCGGACCGACGGCCGCTGCACCGTGGAGGTGCCTCGCGACTCGGCCGGCCAGCAGGTGCACGACAGCGGACCGAAGTACTGCGTGGGCCAGGGCTGCGCGCCGGGCCTGGGCGGCAGCCCGCTGTGCCCGTGA
- a CDS encoding nucleotidyltransferase family protein encodes MSAGLLDTFRVLSSFDPPRGALRGAPWEEYVDWAIMQGLAPLAAYNLEYRLGAGNAPEWARDKLLSIYQGSVNDNVMKLVNFKRIVGALEGRKLVLMGAASFADSLYPHVGFRPVPELQILMKRLDVDGFSGFLSHHEFVPEPDTENSGAAKVVSDGRTVILLYSDVLGPQRREQTAGILERAKPMRVYGSSLYRPELEDAVLLVALEHARHGYAVPWLSFIDLRELVTGAKWMGGVYSRPLDVPVLLARAAEWRLERALYTSLSIVARLFPDAAADATAALPPLRRATRELLERTVVGPVCTPGRTSALKGMERVRRLLTGQ; translated from the coding sequence ATGTCCGCCGGTCTTCTCGACACCTTCCGAGTGCTCTCTTCGTTTGATCCGCCACGTGGCGCGCTGCGCGGGGCGCCCTGGGAGGAGTATGTGGACTGGGCCATCATGCAGGGCCTGGCGCCCCTGGCGGCCTACAACCTGGAGTACCGGCTGGGCGCGGGCAACGCGCCGGAGTGGGCGCGGGACAAGCTGCTCAGCATCTACCAGGGCTCCGTCAACGACAACGTGATGAAGCTCGTGAACTTCAAGCGCATCGTGGGCGCGCTGGAGGGACGCAAGCTGGTGTTGATGGGCGCCGCGTCCTTCGCGGACTCGCTCTATCCGCACGTGGGCTTCCGCCCCGTGCCGGAGCTGCAAATCCTGATGAAGCGCCTGGACGTGGACGGCTTCTCGGGCTTCCTGTCCCACCACGAGTTCGTCCCGGAGCCCGACACGGAGAACAGCGGCGCCGCGAAGGTGGTGTCCGACGGACGCACCGTCATCCTGCTCTATTCGGACGTGCTGGGCCCCCAGCGCCGCGAGCAGACGGCGGGCATCCTCGAGCGGGCGAAGCCCATGCGCGTGTATGGCTCCTCGCTCTACCGCCCGGAGCTGGAGGACGCGGTGCTGCTGGTGGCGCTGGAGCATGCGCGCCATGGGTACGCGGTGCCGTGGTTGTCCTTCATCGACCTGCGCGAGCTCGTCACCGGCGCGAAGTGGATGGGCGGCGTGTACTCGCGTCCGTTGGATGTGCCGGTGCTGCTGGCCCGGGCCGCGGAGTGGCGCCTGGAGCGGGCCCTCTACACGTCCCTGTCGATTGTGGCGCGCTTGTTCCCGGACGCCGCCGCGGACGCCACCGCCGCGCTGCCGCCGCTGCGCCGGGCGACGCGGGAGCTGTTGGAGCGGACGGTGGTGGGTCCTGTATGCACCCCCGGCCGGACCTCGGCCCTCAAGGGGATGGAGCGGGTTCGCCGCCTGCTCACGGGCCAGTAA